The proteins below are encoded in one region of Pseudomonas putida NBRC 14164:
- the ftsH gene encoding ATP-dependent zinc metalloprotease FtsH, translating to MAKNLILWLIIAAVLVTVMNNFSSPNEPQTLNYSDFIQQVKDGKVERVTVDGYIITGKRADGDNFKTVRPAITDNGLIGDLVDNHVVVEGKQPEQQSIWTQLLVASFPILVIIAVFMFFMRQMQGGAGGKGGPMSFGKSKARLLSEDQVKTTLADVAGCDEAKEEVGELVEFLRDPGKFQRLGGRIPRGVLMVGPPGTGKTLLAKAIAGEAKVPFFTISGSDFVEMFVGVGASRVRDMFEQAKKHAPCIIFIDEIDAVGRHRGAGMGGGHDEREQTLNQLLVEMDGFEMNDGIIVIAATNRPDVLDPALLRPGRFDRQVVVGLPDIRGREQILKVHMRKVPIGENVNPAVIARGTPGFSGADLANLVNEASLFAARSNKRLVEMKEFELAKDKIMMGAERKTMVMSEKEKRNTAYHEAGHAIVGRLVPEHDPVYKVSIIPRGRALGVTMFLPEEDRYSLSKRALISQICSLYGGRIAEEMTLGFDGVTTGASNDIMRASQIARNMVTKWGLSEKLGPLMYAEEEGEVFLGRSAGSQHASVSGETAKLIDSEVRSIIDQCYATAKQLLIENRDKLEAMTEALMKYETIDADQIDDIMAGRTPREPRDWDDDKHSGTPAAQDDRPESPIGGPAAQH from the coding sequence ATGGCAAAGAATCTGATCCTGTGGTTGATCATCGCAGCTGTCCTGGTGACAGTGATGAACAACTTCTCCAGCCCTAACGAGCCGCAGACCCTCAACTATTCCGACTTCATCCAGCAGGTCAAGGATGGCAAGGTCGAGCGTGTGACCGTCGACGGCTACATCATTACCGGCAAGCGCGCCGACGGCGACAATTTCAAGACCGTGCGCCCGGCCATTACCGACAATGGCCTGATCGGTGACCTGGTCGACAATCACGTGGTTGTCGAAGGCAAGCAGCCAGAGCAGCAGAGCATCTGGACGCAGTTGCTGGTCGCCAGCTTCCCGATCCTGGTCATCATCGCCGTGTTCATGTTCTTCATGCGCCAGATGCAAGGTGGTGCGGGTGGCAAGGGCGGGCCGATGAGCTTTGGCAAGAGCAAGGCGCGCCTGCTGTCCGAAGACCAGGTCAAGACCACATTGGCTGACGTTGCAGGTTGCGACGAAGCCAAGGAAGAAGTGGGCGAGCTGGTCGAGTTCCTGCGCGATCCGGGCAAGTTCCAGCGCCTGGGTGGTCGTATCCCGCGCGGTGTGCTGATGGTTGGCCCGCCCGGTACCGGTAAGACCCTGCTGGCCAAGGCCATTGCGGGCGAAGCAAAAGTACCGTTCTTCACCATTTCCGGTTCGGACTTCGTGGAAATGTTCGTCGGTGTCGGTGCCAGCCGTGTGCGCGACATGTTCGAGCAGGCCAAGAAGCACGCCCCGTGCATCATCTTCATCGACGAAATCGACGCCGTTGGTCGCCACCGTGGCGCCGGCATGGGCGGCGGTCACGACGAGCGTGAGCAAACCCTCAACCAGTTGCTGGTAGAGATGGACGGCTTCGAAATGAACGATGGCATCATCGTCATTGCCGCTACCAACCGCCCTGACGTACTCGACCCGGCGCTGCTGCGTCCAGGCCGTTTCGACCGCCAGGTAGTGGTAGGCCTGCCAGACATCCGCGGTCGCGAACAGATCCTCAAGGTGCACATGCGCAAGGTGCCGATTGGCGAAAACGTCAACCCGGCGGTCATTGCCCGTGGTACCCCTGGCTTCTCCGGTGCCGACCTGGCCAACCTGGTCAACGAGGCCTCGCTGTTTGCCGCGCGTTCCAACAAGCGCCTGGTCGAAATGAAAGAGTTCGAGCTGGCCAAGGACAAGATCATGATGGGCGCCGAGCGCAAGACCATGGTCATGTCCGAGAAAGAAAAGCGCAACACTGCCTACCACGAGGCGGGTCATGCCATCGTTGGTCGCCTGGTGCCTGAGCACGACCCGGTCTACAAGGTTTCGATCATTCCGCGCGGTCGCGCCCTGGGCGTGACCATGTTCCTGCCGGAAGAAGACCGCTACAGCCTGTCCAAGCGTGCACTGATCAGCCAGATCTGCTCGTTGTACGGCGGCCGTATCGCCGAAGAGATGACCTTGGGCTTCGACGGCGTCACCACGGGTGCCTCCAACGACATCATGCGGGCCAGCCAGATCGCTCGCAACATGGTCACCAAGTGGGGCTTGTCGGAAAAACTCGGCCCGCTGATGTACGCAGAAGAAGAGGGTGAAGTGTTCCTCGGTCGCAGCGCGGGCAGCCAGCACGCCAGTGTTTCCGGCGAGACTGCCAAGCTGATCGACTCCGAAGTACGCAGCATCATCGATCAGTGCTACGCCACTGCCAAGCAGCTGTTGATCGAGAATCGCGACAAGCTCGAAGCGATGACCGAAGCGCTGATGAAGTATGAGACCATTGATGCCGATCAGATCGATGACATCATGGCTGGCCGTACGCCACGCGAACCGCGTGACTGGGACGACGACAAGCATTCGGGCACCCCTGCTGCCCAGGATGATCGCCCTGAATCGCCAATTGGCGGTCCGGCAGCTCAACACTAA
- the rlmE gene encoding 23S rRNA (uridine(2552)-2'-O)-methyltransferase RlmE: MVQRSKSSANWLREHFNDPFVKQAQKDGYRSRASYKLLEIQEKDRLIRPGMSVIDLGAAPGGWSQVTSRLIGGQGRLIASDILEMDSIPDVTFIQGDFTEDAVLQQILAAVGDSHVDLVISDMAPNMSGTPEVDMPRAMFLCELALDLATRVLKPGGDFLIKIFQGEGFDMYLKDVRTKFDKVQMRKPSSSRDRSREQYLLGKGFKGV; encoded by the coding sequence GTGGTACAACGTTCCAAAAGCAGCGCAAACTGGCTGCGAGAGCATTTTAACGACCCTTTTGTGAAACAGGCGCAGAAGGATGGCTACCGCTCGCGTGCGAGCTACAAACTGCTGGAGATCCAGGAAAAGGACCGCCTGATCCGACCTGGCATGAGTGTAATCGACCTCGGCGCGGCCCCTGGCGGCTGGTCGCAGGTGACCAGTCGTCTGATTGGTGGTCAGGGCCGGTTGATCGCTTCCGATATCCTGGAAATGGACTCGATCCCTGACGTGACCTTCATCCAGGGTGACTTCACCGAGGATGCAGTGCTGCAGCAGATCCTCGCGGCGGTCGGTGATTCGCACGTAGACCTTGTGATTTCGGACATGGCCCCCAATATGAGTGGTACGCCCGAAGTGGACATGCCGCGCGCCATGTTCCTCTGCGAGCTGGCTCTGGATCTGGCAACCCGCGTGCTGAAGCCCGGCGGAGATTTCCTGATCAAGATTTTCCAGGGCGAAGGCTTTGATATGTACCTGAAGGATGTGCGCACCAAGTTCGACAAGGTGCAAATGCGCAAGCCGTCTTCTTCGCGGGACCGTTCCCGTGAGCAGTACCTGTTGGGCAAGGGTTTCAAAGGCGTTTGA
- a CDS encoding YhbY family RNA-binding protein: MPLNNEQKKQYKSIGHDLKPVLIVAGNGLNEGVVAELERALVDHELIKVEIRSEDREERAATIAELCKAGRAELVQTIGKKALIYRKNPQPNKQLSNIHRYK; the protein is encoded by the coding sequence ATGCCGCTCAATAACGAGCAGAAGAAGCAGTACAAGTCCATTGGTCATGACCTGAAGCCGGTTTTGATCGTTGCTGGCAACGGTTTGAATGAAGGCGTAGTTGCCGAACTGGAACGCGCCCTGGTCGACCATGAGCTGATCAAGGTCGAGATTCGCTCGGAAGACCGCGAAGAACGTGCCGCAACCATTGCAGAACTGTGCAAGGCCGGCCGTGCCGAGCTGGTGCAGACCATCGGCAAGAAAGCGCTGATCTACCGTAAGAACCCACAGCCCAACAAGCAGCTGTCCAATATCCACCGCTACAAGTAA